In Topomyia yanbarensis strain Yona2022 chromosome 2, ASM3024719v1, whole genome shotgun sequence, one DNA window encodes the following:
- the LOC131679882 gene encoding uncharacterized protein LOC131679882: MESNGRLNIFGATNCGGSSTLRKALSVEAPTHTDKNRPDSSSSSLFGENVLENFTLQTNFHRQQQRNKRKRKESSFSSCSSSSSASLLSLVPNSERTLAGADVVVAAERGAVSVGEENSFVGGGSAKEQNTWQTSEKLLKTADLNESSSCGSRAQGTNNNRSARQQDEPDSPQRKRPKYDYTRDQMFEIFQPWVIQTYGDRAKTKTITLKKQARIIKALKGLEMNNPDSSKFRFWVKTKGFTTSKPKDFQDIFVFQKQEENDGCLLYAPNTTETDTQPFKKVAVVENFFNIIYGVHVSLGSRSSRHAGQKRTYRTITETYAFLPREAVTKFLSLCGQCSKAMRSQSPGQLEQTVDIHPQPPATPKTDESFERDGKSREFCNQSSTPRLALTHSVTNVSASFDSLGDDQKYVKLMNYCEVSNNASDGSNLTYYQLLKTFYDNARKSTEGRKKVPPKEVVDLTGTPDSETASCLDSSNVPDSVFDESAVVCSERGIEKECDVGDVPEEDISLVEFPSKELFASEHSEVQEKVRLNNNLGDKLDASDSDSDSDSEAEQSESKPITSTYLELTRSMGVADVDALNMIGVNDGKGSLMVSCLYTQKLNPLTSNYVSLFRVQQQFNSLKPLSFSSRSYGVAKWVVVSSS; the protein is encoded by the exons ATGGAGTCGAACGGTCGTTTGAATATTTTTGGCGCGACAAACTGCGGCGGCAGTTCCACATTACGGAAAGCTCTGTCTGTCGAAGCACCCACACACACGGATAAAAACCGGCCTGAttcgtcatcgtcgtcgttgTTCGGTGAAAATGTGTTGGAAAATTTCACTTTGCAAACAAACTTTCACCGACAGCAACAGCGCAACAAACGGAAGCGCAAAGAATCGTCTTTTTCTTCCTGTTCGTCATCCTCGTCGGCGTCGTTGTTGTCCTTGGTGCCGAACTCGGAACGAACACTAGCGGGTGCGGACGTGGTGGTCGCTGCGGAGCGTGGTGCTGTTAGCGTTGGGGAGGAAAATTCGTTTGTTGGGGGTGGTAGTGCGAAAGAACAAAATACATGGCAGACAAGTGAAAAATTGTTGAAAACAGCTGATTTGAATGAATCTTCCTCGTGTGGGAGCCGGGCACAGGGCACCAACAACAACAGGTCGGCGAGGCAGCAGGACGAGCCGGATTCGCCACAACGGAAACGACCCAAATACGACTACACACGTGATCAGATGTTTGAA ATTTTTCAACCGTGGGTGATTCAAACGTACGGAGACCGCGCAAAAACTAAAACCATTACACTCAAGAAACAGGCGAGGATTATCAAGGCTCTTAAGGGGCTTGAAATGAACAACCCAGACAGTTCTAAGTTTAGATTCTGGGTCAAGACTAAAG GTTTTACCACTTCAAAGCCAAAAgattttcaagatattttcgTGTTTCAAAAACAAGAGGAAAATGACGGATGTCTACTGTACGCTCCAAACACGAcg GAAACCGACACCCAACCGTTCAAAAAAGTTGCAGTTGTggaaaactttttcaacatCATCTACGGTGTACATGTATCTCTGGGAAGTCGATCGAGTCGTCACGCAGGCCAGAAAAGAACCTATCGAACA ATAACAGAAACGTACGCATTCCTACCTCGGGAAGCGGTAACGAAATTTCTATCACTGtgtgggcagtgttcgaaagcGATGCGTTCGCAATCTCCTGGCCAACTGGAGCAGACAGTCGACATACATCCACAGCCACCTGCAACTCCTAAGACTGACGAATCATTCGAAAGAGACGGAAAATCTCGTGAATTCTGCAATCAAAGTTCGACACCTCGACTAGCCTTAACTCATAGTGTTACCAATGTTAGTGCAAGTTTTGATAGTTTAGGTGATGACCAAAAGTATGTAAAATTGATGAATTACTGTGAAGTGTCCAACAACGCCAGCGATGGAAGTAATTTAACGTATTATCAGCTGTTGAAAACGTTTTACGATAATGCTAGGAAGAGCACGGAAGGTCGTAAAAAAGTGCCGCCAAAGGAAGTGGTTGATCTTACCGGAACACCAGATTCTGAGACGGCATCGTGCCTTGATTCATCGAATGTGCCCGATAGTGTTTTTGATGAAAGTGCTGTAGTGTGTAGCGAGCGGGGTATCGAAAAAGAATGTGATGTGGGCGATGTACCCGAAGAGGACATCTCACTAGTCGAGTTCCCCTCCAAGGAGCTATTTGCATCCGAGCATTCTGAAGTGCAGGAAAAAGTAAGACTGAACAACAATTTAGGTGATAAACTTGACGCGAGTGACAGTGATAGTGACAGTGATAGTGAAGCCGAACAGAGTGAGAGTAAGCCAATTACATCCACATATTTGGAGCTAACCAGGAGCATGGGTGTTGCGGATGTTGACGCGTTGAATATG ATAGGAGTCAACGATGGAAAGGGCAGTTTGATGGTATCCTGCCTATATACACAGAAACTAAACCCCCTAACGAGCAACTACGTATCTTTGTTCCGGGTGCAGCAGCAATTCAATTCGCTCAAACCGCTGAGTTTCTCCTCCCGTTCTTATGGGGTTGCCAAGTGGGTGGTGGTTTCTTCCTCGTAG